A window from Hemicordylus capensis ecotype Gifberg chromosome 2, rHemCap1.1.pri, whole genome shotgun sequence encodes these proteins:
- the KBTBD12 gene encoding kelch repeat and BTB domain-containing protein 12 isoform X3 has product MDYTSEGKIKLRHSFNLLDQIKSMKELMEMIDVVLVAEGEKFPCHKLMLAAFSPYFKAMFTCGLIECTQKEVALHDMSAESVSILLHYMYTAELYLTNCNVQSVAITAYFMQMEDVSSMCQKYMMDHMDASNCVGIYYFAKHIGAEELSDQAGKFLYQHFAEVSLHEEILEIEAQQLLSLIRSDDLNVSREESILDLVLRWVNHSRKPRAGHLMELLKQVRLALVSPSFLVEARKRNTVLLSNSQCSEMIEKALEMIKKSNKPALSLRYGMETTTLLLCIGNNSQGVRSRHGNYADASFCYAPATQKTYFISSPKYGEGLGCVCTGVVNENNDIIVAGEASAAKMSRQKTRNIEIYRFKSRGNHFWQSLCTVQFREQYALGTIHNDLYVIGGQMKLKNQYRITNCVEKYSMEQDNWRTTAPLPVPLACHAVVTVKNRLYIMGGWTPQMDLPDDEPDRLSNRMFQYDPGQDKWTERTPMKYSKYRFSTAVVNNEIYVLGT; this is encoded by the exons ATGGATTACACGTCTGAGGGAAAAATAAAGCTGCGGCATAGCTTTAATTTACTGGATCAAATCAAAAGTATGAAAGAGTTAATGGAAATGATTGATGTAGTCTTGGTGGCTGAAGGTGAAAAGTTCCCTTGCCACAAACTtatgctggctgctttcagcccctATTTCAAAGCAATGTTTACCTGCGGCTTGATTGAATGCACACAGAAAGAAGTGGCACTACATGACATGTCAGCAGAAAGTGTGTCCATACTGCTCCACTACATGTACACTGCTGAACTCTACCTCACTAACTGCAACGTGCAGAGTGTGGCCATCACTGCATACTTCATGCAGATGGAAGATGTTTCTAGCATGTGTCAGAAGTACATGATGGACCACATGGATGCTTCCAACTGTGTGGGGATCTATTACTTTGCAAAGCACATTGGGGCAGAAGAGTTGTCTGATCAAGCTGGGAAATTTTTGTATCAGCACTTTGCAGAGGTGAGCCTGCATGAAGAAATATTAGAGATTGAAGCACAGCAGTTGCTAAGTCTGATCAgatcagatgatcttaatgtctCCAGGGAGGAGAGCATTTTGGACTTAGTCCTCAGATGGGTTAACCACAGCAGGAAACCACGTGCAGGTCATCTAATGGAGCTCCTAAAGCAAGTAAGGCTAGCACTTGTAAGCCCTTCGTTCCTGGTAGAAGCTCGAAAACGGAACACGGTGCTCCTGAGTAATTCCCAGTGCAGTGAAATGATCGAGAAAGCATTAGAAATGATCAAGAAATCCAACAAGCCTGCTCTCAGCCTCCGCTATGGTATGGAGACCACGACTCTTCTGTTGTGCATCGGCAATAACTCCCAGGGTGTCAGATCAAGACATGGTAACTATGCCGATGCCAGCTTCTGTTATGCTCCTGCAACACAAAAGACTTACTTCATTTCCTCTCCAAAATATGGAGAAGGTCTGGGATGCGTATGCACCGGTGTGGTTAATGAGAACAATGATATCATTGTGGCGGGTGAGGCAAGTGCTGCCAAAATGTCTAGACAAAAGACCAGGAATATTGAAATTTATAG GTTCAAAAGCCGGGGAAATCACTTTTGGCAAAGTCTGTGTACTGTCCAGTTTCGTGAGCAATATGCTCTAGGCACAATCCATAATGACTTATATGTCATAGGAGGTCAAATGAAACTGAAAAACCAATACCGCATCAcaaactgtgtggaaaagtactccATGGAGCAAGATAACTGGAGAACCACGGCTCCTCTTCCAGTGCCATTAGCCTGTCATGCTGTGGTAACAGTGAAAAACAGGCTGTACATAATGGGAGGTTGGACACCACAG ATGGATCTTCCTGACGATGAGCCTGATCGATTAAGCAACAGAATGTTTCAGTATGACCCAGGCCAAGACAAATGGACGGAGCGAACACCGATGAAGTACTCGAAATACCGCTTCAGCACAGCTGTAGTCAACAATGAGATTTATGTCCTGG